The Chloracidobacterium sp. genome includes a window with the following:
- the ftsH gene encoding ATP-dependent zinc metalloprotease FtsH: MNTAVRQVVLWIVIIAGGVLFWSLLHRNGPLKEDNPDYATLVKKIEAREIQEAVISETEVTGKYTNGKPFRTDIISGVAGELMNRMREKDIKVQGKPATSGIWLTILLYYLPVFLLIGFVFLMMRQMQGSGNKALSFGRSRARLLSNQAKRITFKDVAGVEESKEELQEIIEFLKEPQKFQKLGGRIPKGILMMGPPGTGKTLLARAVAGEANVPFFSISGSDFVEMFVGVGASRVRDLFEQGKKNAPCIIFIDEIDAVGRHRGAGLGGGHDEREQTLNQLLVEMDGFESNDGVILIASTNRPDVLDPALLRPGRFDRRVVVNRPDVKGREGILAVHTRKIPLGDDVDISVIARGTPGFTGADLANLVNEAALNAARNNQKCVTMRDFEWAKDKVIMGSERRSLVMSNEEKRNTAYHEAGHALVGIKVPNADPIHKITIIPRGMALGLTQQLPEADRYSHTREYIEGQIAILMGGRLAEEIFLNHVTTGAANDLERATELARRMVCEFGMSQLGPLTFGKKEEQIFLGREIAQHQDYSEDTAIKIDQEVKRIIMEQYNRARQIILDNKDALVRLAEALLERESLDAIQVRRLVAGLPLDDEEPTTSNSLEREEAKADAVRPAVVKPLIPPVAAGDNPATA, from the coding sequence TTGAATACGGCAGTCCGACAAGTCGTCCTCTGGATCGTCATCATCGCCGGCGGCGTGCTGTTCTGGAGTTTGCTCCACCGCAACGGGCCGCTCAAGGAAGACAACCCCGACTATGCGACGCTGGTCAAGAAGATCGAGGCGCGGGAAATTCAAGAGGCCGTCATCTCAGAAACGGAAGTGACGGGAAAGTACACCAACGGTAAACCCTTCCGCACGGACATCATCAGCGGCGTCGCCGGCGAGTTGATGAACCGCATGCGGGAAAAGGACATCAAGGTGCAGGGCAAACCTGCCACCAGCGGGATCTGGCTGACCATCCTGCTGTACTATTTGCCGGTTTTTCTGCTGATTGGATTTGTTTTCTTGATGATGCGCCAGATGCAGGGCAGCGGCAACAAAGCCCTGTCGTTTGGCCGCAGTCGGGCGCGGTTGCTCTCCAACCAGGCCAAGCGCATTACGTTCAAGGACGTGGCCGGTGTTGAAGAGTCAAAGGAAGAGCTTCAAGAAATCATCGAGTTCCTCAAAGAGCCGCAGAAGTTCCAGAAGCTTGGCGGACGGATTCCGAAGGGAATTTTGATGATGGGTCCGCCCGGTACGGGGAAAACGCTGCTGGCGCGCGCGGTTGCAGGCGAGGCGAATGTGCCGTTTTTCTCGATTTCCGGCTCGGATTTCGTTGAGATGTTCGTCGGCGTTGGGGCGTCACGTGTCCGCGACCTGTTTGAGCAGGGTAAGAAAAACGCGCCATGCATCATCTTCATTGATGAAATTGACGCCGTGGGCCGCCATCGCGGGGCCGGACTGGGCGGCGGTCACGACGAACGGGAGCAGACGCTCAACCAACTGCTGGTTGAGATGGACGGCTTTGAGTCTAACGACGGCGTGATTCTGATCGCTTCGACCAACCGGCCGGACGTGCTTGACCCGGCGCTGTTGCGTCCGGGGCGGTTTGACCGGCGGGTGGTCGTCAATCGTCCCGATGTCAAGGGGCGTGAGGGGATTTTGGCGGTGCACACGCGCAAGATTCCGCTGGGCGACGACGTGGACATTTCCGTGATCGCGCGCGGGACGCCCGGCTTCACAGGGGCGGATTTGGCTAACTTGGTCAACGAGGCGGCGCTCAACGCAGCGCGCAACAACCAGAAGTGCGTGACAATGCGCGACTTCGAGTGGGCCAAGGACAAGGTCATCATGGGCAGCGAGCGCCGTTCGCTAGTGATGTCTAATGAGGAAAAGCGCAACACGGCGTACCACGAAGCTGGCCACGCGCTGGTTGGCATCAAAGTGCCGAATGCAGACCCAATTCACAAGATCACCATCATTCCGCGCGGCATGGCGTTGGGACTGACGCAGCAGTTGCCGGAAGCCGACCGGTACTCGCACACTCGCGAGTACATTGAGGGGCAAATCGCCATCCTGATGGGCGGGCGACTGGCGGAAGAGATTTTCCTCAACCATGTCACAACGGGCGCCGCTAACGACCTTGAGCGAGCGACAGAGTTGGCCCGGCGAATGGTGTGCGAGTTTGGGATGTCGCAGCTCGGACCGCTGACCTTCGGCAAGAAAGAAGAACAAATCTTTTTGGGACGTGAGATTGCGCAGCATCAGGACTACAGCGAAGACACGGCCATCAAGATTGATCAGGAAGTCAAGCGGATCATCATGGAGCAGTACAACCGGGCGCGGCAGATCATTCTGGATAACAAAGACGCGCTGGTACGGTTGGCAGAAGCGCTGCTAGAGCGTGAGTCGCTAGACGCCATTCAGGTACGCCGTTTGGTTGCTGGTCTGCCGCTGGACGATGAAGAACCGACAACAAGCAACAGCCTTGAGCGTGAGGAGGCCAAGGCCGACGCGGTCCGACCGGCGGTGGTCAAACCGCTCATTCCGCCGGTGGCGGCGGGCGACAACCCCGCAACAGCGTAA
- the tilS gene encoding tRNA lysidine(34) synthetase TilS, which yields MLESKPNAEAILNRRWLRTVEGFPTRGVVVAVSGGMDSMALLHALWDWCGVEAAQCLHVAHLNHGLRGAAADADAHLVAETAARLGLRWTVETVDVAQAATAEQGNLEAVARRIRYAFLQRTAEQVGAAFIATAHTQSDQAETVLLRLVRGASPDGLTAIAPLRPVADDSPIQVIRPLLATPRPRIAEYVQQCGIQFREDETNRDLTRARNRLRYLVIPELERLNPQLGTALARLAQLAREDSDYLRTVVAEWLHRHARQVGRRWALPVAELTALPPAIRRRVLHTVAQEQAYPAVAFHHIEAIEATLLPDDGVGKCLDLTGGRRVRRVADALVFT from the coding sequence GTGTTAGAATCAAAACCAAACGCCGAAGCCATTCTCAACAGGCGTTGGCTGCGGACTGTGGAAGGCTTCCCGACGCGCGGGGTGGTGGTTGCGGTGTCGGGTGGTATGGACTCCATGGCGCTCCTGCACGCCCTTTGGGATTGGTGCGGTGTAGAAGCTGCACAGTGTCTGCACGTGGCGCATCTCAACCATGGTCTGCGCGGCGCGGCGGCGGACGCCGACGCCCACTTGGTCGCCGAGACGGCCGCGCGGCTGGGCTTACGGTGGACGGTGGAAACGGTGGATGTCGCTCAGGCGGCCACGGCTGAACAGGGCAACTTGGAAGCGGTAGCGCGGCGGATACGATATGCATTTCTGCAGCGGACGGCGGAGCAGGTCGGCGCGGCGTTCATTGCGACGGCGCATACCCAGAGCGATCAGGCGGAAACTGTCTTGCTACGGTTGGTGCGCGGCGCTAGCCCCGACGGTTTGACGGCGATTGCTCCCTTGCGCCCCGTCGCAGACGACTCGCCCATACAGGTCATCCGCCCTCTGCTGGCGACGCCGCGTCCGCGCATCGCCGAGTACGTGCAGCAGTGTGGAATCCAGTTCCGGGAGGATGAAACCAACCGCGACCTAACGCGCGCCCGCAACCGACTGCGCTATCTCGTCATACCGGAACTGGAACGGCTCAATCCGCAGCTGGGCACCGCCTTGGCGCGGTTGGCGCAACTGGCGCGTGAGGACAGCGATTATTTGCGAACTGTTGTCGCCGAATGGCTGCACCGGCACGCGCGGCAGGTTGGTCGGCGATGGGCGTTGCCCGTAGCGGAACTGACGGCGCTGCCGCCAGCTATCCGCCGGCGAGTGTTGCACACCGTCGCCCAAGAGCAGGCGTATCCGGCGGTAGCGTTCCACCACATAGAAGCCATTGAGGCGACACTCCTCCCGGACGATGGCGTTGGCAAATGTCTGGATTTGACGGGCGGCCGGCGGGTACGCCGCGTGGCGGATGCGTTGGTTTTTACCTAA
- a CDS encoding sigma-70 family RNA polymerase sigma factor, producing the protein MVTDEELLRAFQQGDEQAFARLYQRHRTAVYRFLARRLSSPARAEELCQDVFVALVEHAASWRGESSVKTYLYRIAFNRLVSEARRSEHRLTATPPTTADKATMPVHHEPVSDERPDVQFESKERTRLVREALTLLPPEFRDTLVMKEYDGLSCEEIADITGVAVGTVKSRLFRAKLELKRHLTARLSSPSSSSSQ; encoded by the coding sequence ATGGTAACGGACGAAGAACTATTGCGCGCGTTTCAGCAGGGTGACGAACAGGCCTTTGCGCGGCTTTACCAGCGCCACCGCACCGCCGTCTACCGTTTTTTGGCCCGGCGGTTGTCGTCGCCGGCGCGGGCCGAGGAACTTTGCCAAGATGTCTTCGTTGCCCTTGTGGAGCACGCCGCGTCTTGGCGGGGCGAATCGTCCGTCAAGACATATCTCTACCGCATCGCCTTTAATCGTCTGGTCAGCGAGGCGCGCCGAAGCGAGCACCGCCTGACGGCGACGCCTCCAACCACGGCGGACAAAGCAACAATGCCAGTGCACCATGAGCCGGTGTCGGATGAGCGTCCAGACGTTCAGTTTGAGTCCAAGGAACGAACCCGGTTGGTGCGTGAGGCGCTCACGCTTCTTCCTCCTGAGTTCCGTGACACACTTGTGATGAAGGAGTACGACGGCCTCAGTTGTGAGGAAATCGCCGACATTACCGGCGTCGCGGTTGGAACCGTCAAATCACGCCTGTTCCGCGCTAAGCTCGAACTGAAGCGCCATCTGACTGCCCGCCTCTCTTCGCCGTCGTCTTCCTCTTCGCAGTAA
- a CDS encoding DnaJ domain-containing protein — translation MTAPLLQGDLVQDALPDVIRRIYTRRLSGELTLTHEKISKSIYFELGAIVFARSNDRADRIGESMMRNGLLSEADFLRASEAAGQGKRFGRALVDLGIISERDLANAVTFQILGIIYSLFEWTKGQYRFTAQEKPVPDDLRLELSTANIILEGVRRIRDFSIIQRGMGDLNRLIGPSSNPLLRTQSLSLKPIERQLVAGINIPMNVLQAMMLVNGPPNATLQALYGLISAGVLERHAAPVINRETGQMEIPAEIVEQAVSAPPIVPPRAAADAAKRTGSLKAVNMLLAMQARLDATSDPYEILGVSPYATREEIRDAYYRLARDFHPDRHLNAPLETRRQVDAIFARITEAYEAIRDGAEKPALVAPMPLSAATPTPRGAAPPPKSPPTVPGETTAQREARAEQAFQDARAKIANRDFAGAIALLREAVALKPDAARYHLLLGTTLAAHPKMQREAEAALKKAAELDQFNTAPLVALGQLYARANMNIQAEKMFNEALRLDPDSKAARKGLEAIKGAKGGGGFFDKLFKK, via the coding sequence GTGACAGCCCCACTGCTACAAGGCGACCTCGTTCAAGACGCGTTGCCGGATGTCATCCGGCGCATCTACACCCGCCGCCTCAGCGGCGAATTGACGCTCACGCACGAGAAGATCAGTAAATCCATCTACTTCGAGCTGGGGGCGATTGTTTTCGCACGCAGCAATGATCGCGCCGACCGCATCGGCGAAAGCATGATGCGCAACGGGTTGTTGTCGGAAGCCGACTTCCTGCGCGCGTCGGAAGCAGCTGGGCAGGGAAAGCGGTTTGGTCGGGCGCTAGTTGACCTAGGCATCATCTCCGAGCGCGATCTAGCGAATGCCGTCACCTTTCAAATCCTAGGCATCATCTACTCGCTGTTTGAGTGGACAAAAGGACAATATCGTTTTACAGCCCAAGAAAAGCCAGTACCAGACGACCTGCGGCTGGAGCTTTCCACAGCCAATATCATCTTGGAAGGCGTCCGACGTATCCGCGATTTCAGCATCATTCAACGCGGAATGGGCGACCTGAACCGGCTCATCGGACCATCCAGCAACCCATTGCTACGTACGCAATCCCTTTCGCTCAAGCCGATTGAGCGCCAGCTTGTCGCCGGCATCAACATCCCAATGAACGTTCTCCAGGCGATGATGCTCGTCAACGGACCGCCCAACGCCACCTTGCAGGCGCTTTACGGCTTGATCTCGGCTGGGGTACTGGAACGTCATGCCGCGCCGGTTATCAACCGCGAGACCGGGCAGATGGAAATTCCGGCCGAAATTGTCGAACAGGCGGTCAGCGCCCCACCAATTGTCCCACCCCGCGCCGCCGCTGACGCCGCCAAACGCACCGGCTCACTCAAGGCGGTGAATATGTTGCTGGCAATGCAGGCGCGGCTTGATGCTACCAGCGATCCCTATGAGATTTTGGGCGTTTCACCCTATGCGACGCGGGAAGAAATCCGTGACGCCTACTACCGCTTGGCGCGCGACTTCCACCCAGACCGCCACTTGAACGCCCCGCTGGAAACACGCCGGCAGGTGGACGCCATTTTCGCGCGGATTACAGAGGCCTATGAAGCCATTCGGGATGGTGCGGAAAAACCAGCCCTCGTCGCCCCAATGCCGCTTTCCGCCGCGACGCCGACGCCGCGCGGCGCTGCGCCGCCGCCAAAATCACCCCCGACCGTCCCTGGTGAAACCACCGCCCAGCGGGAAGCCAGAGCGGAGCAGGCTTTCCAAGACGCCCGCGCCAAAATCGCCAACCGGGACTTCGCCGGCGCCATTGCCCTGTTGCGTGAAGCCGTCGCCCTCAAACCGGACGCCGCACGGTACCACCTCCTGCTGGGGACAACGCTGGCGGCACATCCCAAAATGCAGCGCGAAGCGGAAGCGGCGCTCAAGAAAGCGGCTGAACTGGATCAGTTCAACACTGCGCCGCTGGTGGCGCTGGGGCAACTATATGCACGGGCGAATATGAACATTCAGGCTGAGAAAATGTTCAACGAGGCGCTACGTCTTGATCCTGATTCCAAGGCGGCTCGCAAAGGGTTAGAAGCCATCAAGGGCGCAAAGGGTGGCGGTGGTTTCTTCGACAAGTTGTTCAAGAAGTGA
- a CDS encoding cupin domain-containing protein, with amino-acid sequence MHAAPPAVPDPSLSVASADGRETVNLPAYRFVPCVEPFRWEGVPVTAYQQTPALEADFAGVTRQTLFGRSGEAIGFEVRYFEIAPGGWSALERHEHAHAVIGLRGVGKVLMGDTVRTLGFLDLAYIGPNCVHRLVNDESTPFGFLCIVDARRDRPRRLRPADVSELLADQTLAAVILRSVKGKIAGERKGDGVG; translated from the coding sequence ATGCACGCTGCGCCGCCAGCTGTACCTGATCCATCGCTTTCCGTGGCTTCCGCCGATGGGCGGGAGACGGTGAATCTCCCAGCCTATCGTTTCGTACCCTGCGTCGAGCCTTTCCGTTGGGAGGGGGTTCCCGTCACGGCGTATCAACAGACGCCCGCCTTGGAAGCCGACTTTGCCGGCGTCACTCGGCAAACGTTGTTCGGGCGGTCGGGCGAGGCCATCGGGTTTGAGGTACGCTACTTCGAGATCGCGCCGGGCGGATGGTCGGCGTTGGAGCGCCACGAACACGCTCATGCCGTGATTGGCCTGCGCGGCGTCGGCAAGGTGCTCATGGGCGATACCGTCCGTACGCTGGGCTTTCTGGATTTGGCCTACATTGGACCGAATTGCGTTCACCGGCTAGTGAATGATGAGTCCACACCGTTTGGCTTTTTGTGCATTGTTGACGCGCGGCGTGACCGTCCGCGCCGACTACGCCCGGCGGACGTGTCCGAGCTTTTGGCCGATCAGACGCTGGCGGCGGTTATTCTGCGGTCGGTTAAGGGAAAGATTGCAGGCGAGAGGAAGGGGGACGGCGTTGGATGA